CGGAAAGATCCCAGACGGTTTTCTATGTATCTGCTGAACAACATCCTCGGCGGACCGGCGATGAACTCCCGCCTGAATCTGGCCGTCAGGGAAAGGCATGGCTATGCCTACACCGTTGAGTCAGCATTTTTGCCTTACACAGATACCGGCATTTTCAGCATATATATTGGGACTGACAACGTAAATCTCAACAAATCCTTAGCCCTTATCCGGAAGGAAATGGAAAAGATGCGTACGGTAAAACTTGGAGCGTTACAACTAAGCCAGGCCCGGAAGCAACTGATAGGGCAGATTGAGATCGCCAATGAATCGAACCTGAATTACCTGATGGCGGCGGGAAAATCATTTTTACATGATAACCGCCTTTATGCACCTGACGAGATCAGGAAAAAGATCGAAGCGGTGACCGGCGAACAAATACTGGAATTGGCGCAGGAAATTTTTAACACGGAGAAGCTGAGTATGCTCATCTTTCAAAACCAACTGACATGATTGATCCCCGCCTGGAAGAATATATTGAAAGCCACACAACGCAGGAGCCTGAATTGTTGTATGAGCTTCGCCGCAGGACTTTCCTGCATACTCCTCATCCAAGGATGTTATCCGGGCCTGTCCAGGGCCGTTTCCTTGAAATGATCAGCCGGATGATCAGGCCTGAAAGTATCCTGGAAATCGGCACATTTACCGGGTATTCAGCCATTTGCCTGGCCGGCGGACTTGCCCCGGGCGGAATGCTTCATACCATTGAAGCTGATCCTTCTTATGCCGAAATCGCCAGGGAATATTTTAGGAAAGCAAACCTGGAAGATCGCATTGTGCTGCATGATGGCGATGCCCTGGAGATCATTCCTCAGGTACCAACAAGTCAAAAAAAACAGGAACAGAATGAAACTTGACAGGACAACCCATAGCAACAGAAAAGAAGGATAAAACGGAATGACTGCTGACCACACCAACCAACCCGAAAAGGTTTTATATTTTGCCTACCCTCATTTTTTGTTTTTAACTGCCGACCCACATTGTACACATTGGCAAACCGCGAGCCGTCACTCAAACCAAAGCTTACCAATGAGTGCATTTTGCCAACACTTTATAAGTTGTACCGAATAATGGATAAAGAAAAAAATGGCTCACTTTTAATTGACTTGGGCCGTGCATAATGAGAAAGATGAATAAAAAGAAAATGTTAAAAAATTTCAAAACTGAAAAATGAACATCCTCGCCACAGAGCAGCGGGGTATCTATGGGAATTATTTTTTATTCACTACAAGCGACAGGGAACTAACCCTGTAGCGATTAGATAAATAATAAATTTTTTAGAAAAGAATAAAAGCATTATTTTTAGAAAAAAATTTAAAGATAGGACCATGAAAAATAAGCATTTAAAAAGAATATTTTTTATAGCCAGTTTAATCATTATTGTGTTATCTTGCAATTATGAACCAAGTAAATTAAGAATAGGTTATAAACCAATAGCAGTTGATTTACCGATTTTTGCGGCTGTAGAAGAAGGGTATTTTAAAGAACAGGGTTTTAACGTTGAATTGGTAAGATTTACTTCAAGTAATGATCAGGTTAATGCAGCTACTTTGGGGAAAATCGATGTATTTGAGGCTGCGACAAACGTAGTTTTTGATGTAGGTTTTGTTTCAAAAATCAAGCATAAGTTAATTATTACGAATCCATATTCTAATGAAAAAGGATATATTTCGGATTATTTGCTTGTATCTGATACAAATAAAATTAAGAAAATTGAGGATTTAAAAGGAGAAAAGATAGGGGTTTTCCCTGGCTCTGTCATTAAAATGTTTTGTAATCTAATTTTTATGAAACATGGTTTAAATAAAGATGATTATGAATTAATTGAATTACAGACAAAAGATTGGGCTATTGCGTTGAAAACTGGACAGATAGCTGCGCTATCCGCATTGGAACCAACGGCATCACAGATAATAAAGGATAAAATAGCATATCCAATAGTAAACGGCTTATATGCAGAACTAATGCCGAATGTCCCTTTATCAGGGCATTGGATATCTGAGGAATTTGAAAAAAAATATGGTGAAGATGTAACAAAGAAAATAATATTAGCTTATAACAAATCAATCGATTTTATTGAAACTAATCCGGAAAAAGCAAAAAAATATATAGTGAAATATGCAAATGTTCGTGAAGATGTATTATCAAAAGTTAATCTTAATAAATGGAAAAAACATGAAGAGTTAGATTATAAAGAAATTCAATCATTTATTGATTTACTTTATGAGAATGGAGCAATTCAAAATAAAGAAAACATTAATGATTATATGTGTAAATAATAATTCATACATGATTACTTGAGTTTGATTAGTATAAATAATGTCAGTAAAATTTTTGATACACCTACTGGAAAAATAAAGGTGCTGGAGAATGTTTGCTTAGAAATTAAGAATAAAGAAATAATTGGTATTAGAGGAGAGAATGGTATTGGAAAAACAACTTTATTTAATATAATTGCTGGAATAGAAAATTCAACATCAGGAATTGTTAAAATCGGAAATGATGATAAAAAAATAAAGATCGGTGTGATTTTCCAAAATTATAACTCAACATTGTTGCCTTGGTTAAATGTTGAAAAAAATATACAAATACCTTTAACAATTAAAGGAGTTAATAAAAATAAAAAAAATAAAAAAACTAATGAAATTCTTGAACTTTTAAAATTTGATAACATCCCATTAAAAAATTTTCCAAACCAATTGAGCGGGGGACAAAAACAAAAAGTAGCAATTGCTAGAGCATTAATAAATAATCCCGATATTTTAATACTTGATGAACCATTCTCAAATCTTGATTATAAGACAAGTCTTGAACTTCAGGATGTTTTATTAAATATTCATGAACAAAGGGATATAGCTATGTTATTAGTCTCGCATGAAATTGATCATATTCTATATCTCTCTGATGTCGTCTATGTTTTAAAAGGAAAACCTGCAACTTTTTCTATTTCCTTTAAAATTGATATTGCAAGACCCAGGTCAAGACAAATTGTTTTCTCTGATACTTTTATAGAACTAAGAAAGAAAATACTAAAATTTGAATATGCAGATTTTCAGTAAAAAAAATATTTCAAACTACAGTAAGACCTTGCTTTCAATATTAGTTATTATAGTAATTTGGAGTGGTATAGGATATTTTAAAATTGTTAATGCATTATTTATACCTAAAATTGATGATACTTTTATAAGCGCCAAACATTTATTATATGATAAGACAACATATATTAGTCTGGGATTTACAGTATATAGAGCAATAGCAGGTTTATTGATAGCAATTGCATTTGGAGTACCTGCAGGACTGATTTTTGGAAGAATAAATTGGATTTACAAATATTTCGAATTACCAATAGAATTTTTCAGAGCAATTCCATCATCAGCATTATTCCCATTATTTATTTTATTTTTTGGTATAGGAAACGCTTCAAAAATTGGAGTTGTATTTTATGCATGTTCATTAATAATGTTAGTTAATTCATATTATGGCGCATTACCAAATCAAGAGAAATTAGACAGGATAAACATGTTGAGAAGCTTTGGAGCTTCAAACTTGCAAATTTTTACATTTGCAATATGCCGAGATGCTTTACCCGGTATTTCAGCAGGCATTCGGGTTTGTCTCTCATTATCCTTTGTTTTAGTTGTTGTTACAGAAATGTTTCTTAGTGCAAACGAAGGCATTGGGAAAATGATATATGACTACTATTTACAATATAGAATCCCTGAAATGTACGCAACAATAATAATTTTAGGAATTACTGGTTTTGTAACAAATAGAATATATATTCTTTTGGAAAAGAAATTTTTACCATGGTCTAAAAATGTATAAAAAATGAATGAAATAATTGATAGTACGAAAAATTCCTTTTTTGATTATAAAAAAGTAATTATAAATTTTATTTATTCCTTTTCGTGGGATATAACAAAGTGTTCTTTTGAAGATATTTTAAAAAGTATTAAAGCCAATGATGAAACTGAATTTAAAAGTTTCGAATTATTTAACAGACCTGTGAATTGGATAGAAAACCAGAATCAGCTATTTTATCGCCCTAATATTGTTTCTCAAAATTTATTAGTAATACAACGTTCTGGTCTTATAGATGATAATGCTGAAATTTATATTCCATCAAAAAAAGAAAAACGGAAAGTTACATCAGAAAAAATAAAAGCAGAACTAAATTATGATCTGCGTATTTATGAGAATGGTTCTGGAAATTGTACATTTTCATTTACTTTATCAAAGAATATAACATTTCAACATATACACTACATTTTACATCTCGCTTCAGGAATAATTTTGGGTCCAGAAAATAAAGACATTGGACATTTAACTTTTTCTTATTTGCCAGTTTCAGATAGCATTTATGAAAAATTCAATAAATTAGATAATAATAATAAAAAGAACATTCACTTAACTGAATTATATGACCATTTTATAACAAATGGATTGA
This portion of the Bacteroidales bacterium genome encodes:
- a CDS encoding class I SAM-dependent methyltransferase; this translates as MIDPRLEEYIESHTTQEPELLYELRRRTFLHTPHPRMLSGPVQGRFLEMISRMIRPESILEIGTFTGYSAICLAGGLAPGGMLHTIEADPSYAEIAREYFRKANLEDRIVLHDGDALEIIPQVPTSQKKQEQNET
- a CDS encoding ABC transporter substrate-binding protein, with protein sequence MKNKHLKRIFFIASLIIIVLSCNYEPSKLRIGYKPIAVDLPIFAAVEEGYFKEQGFNVELVRFTSSNDQVNAATLGKIDVFEAATNVVFDVGFVSKIKHKLIITNPYSNEKGYISDYLLVSDTNKIKKIEDLKGEKIGVFPGSVIKMFCNLIFMKHGLNKDDYELIELQTKDWAIALKTGQIAALSALEPTASQIIKDKIAYPIVNGLYAELMPNVPLSGHWISEEFEKKYGEDVTKKIILAYNKSIDFIETNPEKAKKYIVKYANVREDVLSKVNLNKWKKHEELDYKEIQSFIDLLYENGAIQNKENINDYMCK
- a CDS encoding ABC transporter ATP-binding protein produces the protein MSLISINNVSKIFDTPTGKIKVLENVCLEIKNKEIIGIRGENGIGKTTLFNIIAGIENSTSGIVKIGNDDKKIKIGVIFQNYNSTLLPWLNVEKNIQIPLTIKGVNKNKKNKKTNEILELLKFDNIPLKNFPNQLSGGQKQKVAIARALINNPDILILDEPFSNLDYKTSLELQDVLLNIHEQRDIAMLLVSHEIDHILYLSDVVYVLKGKPATFSISFKIDIARPRSRQIVFSDTFIELRKKILKFEYADFQ
- a CDS encoding ABC transporter permease, with translation MQIFSKKNISNYSKTLLSILVIIVIWSGIGYFKIVNALFIPKIDDTFISAKHLLYDKTTYISLGFTVYRAIAGLLIAIAFGVPAGLIFGRINWIYKYFELPIEFFRAIPSSALFPLFILFFGIGNASKIGVVFYACSLIMLVNSYYGALPNQEKLDRINMLRSFGASNLQIFTFAICRDALPGISAGIRVCLSLSFVLVVVTEMFLSANEGIGKMIYDYYLQYRIPEMYATIIILGITGFVTNRIYILLEKKFLPWSKNV